A single region of the Longimicrobiaceae bacterium genome encodes:
- a CDS encoding thiamine pyrophosphate-dependent enzyme yields the protein MADLQNFVGPNAGYVLELYERYLADPGSVDPGWQDFFRSFTPPAPEGAAPAGAVAGGYDPDTIVAAHELAEAIRARGHTAARLSPIAPPAAPDPALRPEAHGLSEAQLADLPAGVVRSPAAQGARHAAEAVERLRELYSATAGYEFDHIQDPAERDWLRERVESGSLRAPLDAERRRALLQRLSQVEGFERFLHKAFVGQKRFSVEGTDMLVPILDQVIEDAAAGGASDVVIGMAHRGRLNVLTHVLGKPYEMMVGAFMGRKTTPASDAGVEDLSQDVKYHLGWRDAKRVGEREVTVTLAPNPSHLEFVDPIVVGMTRAAQDDTSAPGVPAIDHGRAVAVLIHGDAAFPGQGVVPETLNMQSLPGYAVGGTIHLIANNQVGFTTDPQQGRSTRYASDLAKGFEIPVVHVNADDAEACLGVARFALAYRARWGKDVVIDLVGYRRWGHNEGDEPLFTQPVMYGVIKDHPTAREAFAARLVEEGVVTREEADASLKRVLDELSATLEGLGEAAAAHGHDT from the coding sequence ATGGCAGACCTGCAAAACTTCGTAGGCCCCAACGCGGGCTACGTGCTGGAGCTTTACGAGCGGTACCTGGCCGACCCCGGCTCCGTGGACCCCGGGTGGCAGGACTTCTTCCGCTCGTTCACCCCGCCCGCCCCGGAGGGTGCGGCACCGGCGGGCGCCGTGGCCGGGGGGTACGACCCGGACACCATCGTCGCGGCGCACGAGCTGGCCGAGGCCATCCGCGCGCGCGGGCACACGGCCGCGCGCCTGAGCCCCATCGCCCCGCCGGCCGCGCCGGACCCGGCGCTCCGCCCCGAGGCCCACGGGCTCTCGGAAGCCCAGCTCGCGGACCTTCCCGCGGGGGTGGTGCGCAGCCCCGCCGCGCAGGGCGCCCGCCACGCGGCCGAGGCCGTGGAGAGGCTGCGGGAGCTGTACTCCGCGACCGCCGGCTACGAGTTCGACCACATCCAGGACCCCGCCGAGCGCGACTGGCTCCGCGAGCGCGTGGAGTCCGGGAGCCTCCGCGCTCCGCTGGACGCGGAGCGCCGCCGGGCGCTGCTGCAGCGCCTGTCGCAGGTGGAGGGCTTCGAGCGCTTCCTGCACAAGGCCTTCGTGGGGCAGAAGCGCTTCTCCGTCGAGGGGACGGACATGCTGGTCCCCATCCTGGACCAGGTGATCGAGGACGCGGCGGCCGGGGGTGCGTCGGACGTCGTCATCGGCATGGCGCACCGCGGCCGGCTGAACGTGCTGACGCACGTGCTGGGCAAGCCGTACGAGATGATGGTGGGCGCCTTCATGGGGCGGAAGACGACTCCGGCCTCCGACGCCGGGGTGGAAGACCTTTCCCAGGACGTGAAGTACCACCTGGGGTGGCGCGACGCGAAGCGGGTCGGCGAGCGGGAGGTCACCGTCACCCTCGCGCCCAACCCCAGCCACCTGGAGTTCGTGGACCCCATCGTGGTGGGGATGACGCGCGCCGCCCAGGACGACACCTCGGCCCCGGGCGTGCCCGCCATCGACCACGGCCGCGCGGTGGCCGTGCTCATCCACGGCGACGCGGCGTTCCCCGGCCAGGGGGTGGTGCCCGAGACGCTGAACATGCAGTCGCTGCCCGGCTACGCGGTGGGCGGCACCATCCACCTGATCGCCAACAACCAGGTGGGCTTCACCACCGACCCGCAGCAGGGCCGCAGCACCCGCTACGCCAGCGACCTGGCAAAGGGCTTCGAGATTCCCGTCGTGCACGTGAACGCCGACGACGCCGAGGCCTGCCTGGGCGTGGCCCGCTTCGCCCTGGCCTACCGCGCCCGCTGGGGCAAGGACGTCGTCATCGACCTGGTGGGCTACCGCCGCTGGGGGCACAACGAGGGCGACGAGCCGCTGTTCACCCAGCCCGTGATGTACGGGGTGATCAAGGACCA